One genomic segment of Xylanibacillus composti includes these proteins:
- a CDS encoding ABC transporter permease, with product MMNTAIILEYLKTYLKTRLTYRADFAIEIVTDLMFQTMNLLFILVVFSHTDLLGGWTRDEMIFIYGYFMIPSGLFGCFFNLWNFTERYIVKGEMDRVLTRPVYNLVQLIMENLDPSSLFGALTGALVMSYAWWQLGLGFEWWYPFVLVILIIGSLMIYAGIYIALTAISFFSDAPTGIQPMMYNIQNYGRYPVNIYNKAIRFVLTWVLPFAFVGVYPAAFFLEKDITRAFAMLTPVVGLVFLTGGLLFWNYGVRKYRGAGS from the coding sequence ATGATGAATACAGCTATTATACTGGAGTATCTCAAGACTTATCTGAAAACAAGGCTGACTTATCGCGCGGACTTCGCCATCGAAATTGTCACAGACCTGATGTTCCAGACGATGAATCTGTTGTTCATCCTTGTGGTCTTCAGCCATACGGATCTGCTGGGCGGCTGGACGCGGGATGAAATGATCTTTATTTACGGCTACTTCATGATCCCGAGCGGCTTGTTCGGCTGCTTCTTCAATCTGTGGAACTTCACGGAGCGCTACATTGTGAAGGGAGAGATGGACCGGGTCTTGACGCGGCCGGTGTACAATCTCGTGCAGCTCATCATGGAAAATCTGGATCCGTCCAGCCTGTTTGGCGCGCTGACCGGCGCGCTCGTGATGAGTTACGCCTGGTGGCAGCTGGGGCTTGGCTTTGAGTGGTGGTACCCGTTCGTGCTGGTGATCCTGATTATCGGCTCGCTGATGATTTATGCGGGCATCTATATTGCGCTGACGGCGATTTCGTTCTTCTCGGATGCGCCTACGGGCATTCAGCCGATGATGTACAACATTCAGAACTACGGCCGCTATCCGGTCAACATTTACAACAAAGCGATTCGCTTCGTGCTGACCTGGGTGCTGCCATTCGCCTTCGTCGGCGTCTACCCGGCGGCGTTCTTCCTCGAGAAGGACATCACTCGCGCATTCGCCATGCTGACACCAGTAGTCGGCCTCGTCTTCCTGACGGGCGGCCTGCTGTTCTGGAACTACGGCGTGCGGAAGTATCGGGGAGCGGGGTCGTAG
- a CDS encoding ABC transporter permease, with protein sequence MLNAYLDIIRIRFLMMLAYRVNYYSGIIIYAINIGAYYFLWKAIYGSSETLGGFTVLQMTTYVAVSWMARAFYFNNLDREIANEIKDGSVAVQMIRPYNYLLVKIMQGLGEGIFRLVLFSAPGMVIVSLLFDITWPTDWHIWLIFFVMIFFSFLINSQINILTGLFAFFVENNEGLMRMKRVAVDLLSGLIIPLSFFPGWAMSVLEWLPFQAITYLPASVFTGRVTGAAVGDALLVQVIWFVVLIVPIMVIWRAARKRLFVQGG encoded by the coding sequence ATGCTTAATGCGTATTTGGACATCATCCGCATCCGCTTTCTCATGATGCTGGCTTACCGGGTGAATTATTACAGCGGCATTATTATTTATGCTATTAATATTGGCGCGTATTATTTCCTGTGGAAGGCGATCTACGGAAGCAGCGAGACGCTGGGCGGCTTCACCGTGTTGCAGATGACGACGTATGTAGCGGTCTCCTGGATGGCCCGCGCCTTCTACTTCAACAATTTGGACCGGGAAATTGCGAACGAGATCAAGGACGGCAGCGTGGCGGTGCAGATGATCCGGCCGTACAATTACTTGCTGGTGAAGATCATGCAGGGGCTCGGCGAGGGAATCTTCCGCCTCGTGCTGTTCAGCGCGCCTGGCATGGTGATCGTATCGCTGTTGTTCGATATTACTTGGCCGACCGATTGGCATATTTGGCTAATCTTTTTCGTCATGATTTTCTTTAGCTTCTTAATCAATTCGCAGATTAATATTCTGACAGGGCTGTTCGCCTTCTTCGTGGAAAATAACGAAGGCTTGATGCGCATGAAGCGGGTGGCGGTCGACTTGCTGTCCGGCTTGATTATCCCGCTCAGCTTCTTCCCCGGTTGGGCGATGTCCGTGCTGGAGTGGCTGCCCTTCCAGGCGATCACGTACCTGCCTGCTTCCGTATTCACGGGAAGGGTAACCGGTGCTGCGGTCGGGGATGCGCTGCTGGTGCAGGTCATCTGGTTCGTCGTCCTGATCGTGCCGATTATGGTCATTTGGCGTGCAGCGCGCAAGCGGCTGTTCGTGCAGGGAGGGTGA
- a CDS encoding ABC transporter ATP-binding protein — protein MLAIDVKELRKEFRVQKNREGLGGALRDLFKREYNTVQAVKDISFQIPQGEICGYIGENGAGKSTTIKMLTGILVPTSGHLLVNGMVPYKEREKFVRGIGVVFGQRSQLWWDIGVIESFHLLRKVYRVPMEEFKPRFDELVERLQLSELLNRPVRKLSLGQRMRCELAASLLHNPSIVFLDEPTIGLDIVVKSEIREFLKEMNQKYETTILLTTHDLQDIEALCSRVIMLDDGNIIYDGGLDELKNRWGKGKEALFQFAETVTIGQLEQLTSGLPVRWKLENELTARVFVPQDRANISEVLARLVSGGGLNILDIKLFETGTDEIVREIYQSGSAEHKGDDVSNGAQRLAARSDTTARAKQEAEQAAEKEGVSADA, from the coding sequence ATGCTGGCCATTGACGTAAAAGAACTGCGGAAGGAATTCCGGGTTCAGAAGAACAGAGAAGGCCTGGGCGGTGCCTTGCGCGACTTGTTCAAGCGGGAATACAACACTGTACAGGCGGTCAAAGATATCTCGTTCCAGATTCCGCAGGGAGAGATTTGCGGCTATATCGGCGAGAACGGGGCGGGCAAATCGACCACGATCAAGATGCTGACCGGCATCCTTGTGCCGACATCCGGGCACCTGCTCGTGAACGGGATGGTCCCCTATAAGGAAAGGGAGAAATTTGTGCGCGGCATCGGCGTCGTCTTCGGACAGCGCAGCCAGCTATGGTGGGATATCGGCGTCATTGAATCGTTCCATCTGCTGCGCAAGGTATACCGCGTGCCCATGGAGGAATTCAAACCGCGATTCGACGAGCTTGTCGAAAGATTGCAGCTTTCGGAGCTGCTGAACCGGCCGGTGCGCAAGCTGAGTCTCGGGCAGCGCATGAGATGCGAGCTGGCGGCTTCCCTGCTGCACAATCCGTCGATTGTCTTCCTGGACGAACCGACGATTGGCCTGGACATTGTCGTGAAGTCGGAAATTCGCGAATTTCTGAAGGAGATGAATCAGAAGTACGAGACGACGATCCTGCTGACCACACATGACCTGCAGGACATTGAAGCGCTGTGCTCGCGCGTCATTATGCTGGATGACGGCAATATCATTTATGACGGCGGCCTGGATGAGCTGAAGAACCGTTGGGGCAAAGGCAAGGAGGCGCTGTTCCAGTTCGCGGAGACTGTCACGATTGGACAGCTGGAGCAGCTGACTTCGGGGCTGCCGGTGCGCTGGAAGCTGGAGAACGAACTGACTGCACGCGTGTTCGTGCCGCAGGACCGGGCGAATATCTCGGAGGTGCTGGCCCGTCTGGTCTCTGGCGGCGGCTTGAACATTCTCGATATTAAGCTGTTTGAGACCGGGACCGATGAAATCGTGCGTGAGATTTATCAATCCGGCTCGGCGGAGCATAAGGGAGACGACGTTTCGAACGGAGCGCAGAGGCTTGCGGCTCGGTCGGACACGACGGCACGCGCCAAGCAGGAGGCAGAACAGGCAGCAGAGAAAGAAGGCGTGTCGGCAGATGCTTAA
- a CDS encoding LCP family protein: MNTFITKKRLIWAGSVLALALVLWVGYYVYSILSFGNNIQADREDSPFKQFHEEQDASDENQPPKWSGTERVNVLLLGGDDRGLAEGETPRSDTLMIASLDPVTKKAHLFSILRDSYVSIPDRGMDRINAALAYGGPELAMRTVSEWLDIPVQYYIYVDFQGFVKLIDAIGGIDFYVEKDMYYSSRADGPEYDINLKKGQQHMDGHTALQYVRFRYDALSDYARTERQRKFMTAVAKKMQSFSSILKLPNTLKAIEPYIETNLSLRDMWSLGDLGKSTNTSEIITAQLPPLELLREEKIGGADVVTSNPSAVKQYVQEKFAEANKVQEPEAADTDLSETAEPRTGQAAGTNE, encoded by the coding sequence ATGAACACCTTCATAACGAAAAAACGACTAATCTGGGCAGGCTCCGTACTAGCGCTCGCACTTGTGCTCTGGGTCGGCTACTACGTATATTCAATCCTATCTTTCGGCAATAACATACAGGCCGACAGAGAGGACTCGCCCTTCAAACAGTTTCATGAGGAGCAGGATGCGTCCGATGAAAATCAGCCGCCCAAGTGGAGCGGCACAGAGCGTGTCAATGTCCTGCTGCTGGGCGGCGATGACCGGGGATTGGCAGAAGGCGAAACGCCCCGATCCGATACGCTGATGATCGCTTCGCTGGACCCCGTTACGAAGAAGGCGCACTTGTTCTCGATTTTGCGCGACAGCTATGTGTCCATTCCCGATCGCGGCATGGATCGCATCAACGCGGCGCTGGCATACGGCGGGCCGGAATTGGCTATGCGCACAGTCAGCGAATGGCTCGACATTCCTGTCCAATATTACATCTATGTTGATTTCCAGGGATTCGTTAAGCTGATCGACGCCATCGGCGGCATTGATTTTTATGTGGAAAAGGACATGTACTACAGCTCGCGCGCTGATGGCCCGGAATACGATATTAATCTGAAGAAAGGCCAGCAGCACATGGACGGCCATACCGCCCTGCAGTATGTTCGCTTCCGCTACGATGCATTGTCGGATTATGCCCGAACAGAAAGACAGCGCAAGTTCATGACCGCTGTTGCGAAGAAAATGCAGTCCTTCTCCTCCATCCTGAAGCTGCCTAATACACTGAAGGCAATCGAGCCGTACATTGAAACCAATCTGTCCTTGCGGGACATGTGGAGTTTAGGCGATTTGGGCAAGAGCACGAATACAAGCGAGATCATTACCGCCCAGCTGCCGCCGCTTGAGCTGCTGAGAGAGGAAAAGATCGGCGGAGCCGATGTCGTTACATCGAATCCTTCTGCCGTCAAGCAATATGTGCAAGAGAAATTTGCTGAAGCCAATAAAGTCCAGGAGCCTGAGGCCGCGGACACCGACTTGAGCGAAACGGCGGAGCCCCGCACGGGGCAGGCCGCTGGCACTAACGAATAA
- a CDS encoding glutamate-1-semialdehyde 2,1-aminomutase produces MTANQPSRSKSEQLYEEALKHIVGGVNSPSRSFKAVGGGAPVFMKRGQGAYFWDEDGNRYIDYLAAYGPIILGHAHPAIAEALATAAASGTLFGTPTEWEIAFARKLKAAIPSLDKVRFVNSGTEAVMTTIRVARAYTGRAKIIKFAGCYHGHSDLVLVAAGSGPSTLGIPDSAGIPVSLAHEVITVPYNDSEALQAALERWGDDVAAVMIEPIVGNFGMVAPKPGYLEQLCRMTRDNGSLVIYDEVITGFRFHYGGAQNYSLFEDHAAIEPDLTALGKIIGGGLPIGAYGGRDEIMEQVAPLGPAYQAGTMAGNPASMLCGLACLDELAKPGVYEGMERLAIKLSDGISDLAAAAGIPMTVNRIGGAFSTHFCDHPVTNYEEAQDTDSEQFAAFFRGMLKQGICLAPSKYEAWFLTLAHREADIEETLIAVKNIFNMHTKL; encoded by the coding sequence ATGACTGCTAATCAACCATCACGAAGCAAGTCGGAGCAACTTTATGAGGAGGCACTGAAGCACATTGTGGGAGGCGTGAACAGCCCGTCCCGCTCCTTCAAGGCGGTGGGCGGCGGCGCGCCTGTGTTCATGAAGCGCGGACAAGGCGCTTATTTCTGGGATGAGGACGGGAACCGCTACATTGATTACTTGGCGGCGTATGGACCGATCATTCTCGGCCATGCCCATCCCGCCATTGCCGAGGCGCTCGCAACTGCCGCTGCCAGCGGCACCTTGTTCGGCACGCCGACGGAATGGGAGATCGCCTTCGCCCGCAAGCTGAAGGCCGCCATTCCCTCCCTCGACAAGGTTCGCTTCGTCAATTCCGGTACCGAGGCCGTCATGACAACGATCCGCGTTGCGCGCGCGTATACCGGCCGCGCCAAGATCATCAAATTCGCAGGGTGCTACCACGGCCATTCCGACCTCGTACTCGTCGCCGCCGGATCCGGCCCTTCTACCTTGGGCATTCCCGACAGCGCCGGCATCCCCGTCAGTCTCGCACACGAGGTGATTACGGTTCCTTACAATGACAGCGAAGCATTGCAAGCAGCACTGGAGCGGTGGGGCGACGATGTGGCGGCTGTCATGATCGAGCCGATCGTCGGCAATTTCGGCATGGTCGCCCCCAAGCCCGGCTATCTCGAACAGCTGTGCCGCATGACGCGCGACAACGGCTCACTCGTCATTTACGATGAAGTCATCACCGGCTTCCGCTTCCATTACGGCGGCGCGCAGAACTACTCGCTGTTCGAGGACCATGCCGCTATCGAGCCCGACTTGACCGCGCTCGGCAAGATTATCGGCGGCGGGCTGCCGATCGGCGCCTACGGCGGTCGCGACGAAATCATGGAGCAGGTGGCGCCGCTCGGTCCCGCCTATCAAGCGGGCACCATGGCCGGCAACCCGGCATCCATGCTGTGCGGGCTTGCCTGCCTGGACGAGCTGGCCAAACCCGGCGTCTACGAAGGGATGGAGCGGCTCGCAATAAAGCTGAGCGACGGCATTTCCGACCTGGCCGCCGCTGCCGGCATTCCAATGACAGTCAACCGGATCGGCGGCGCGTTCTCCACCCACTTCTGCGACCACCCGGTAACGAACTATGAGGAGGCGCAGGATACGGACAGCGAGCAATTCGCTGCCTTTTTCCGCGGCATGCTGAAGCAAGGAATCTGTCTGGCCCCCTCCAAATATGAAGCTTGGTTTTTGACCTTGGCACACCGTGAAGCGGATATAGAAGAAACGCTTATCGCCGTGAAAAATATTTTTAATATGCATACAAAGCTATAA
- a CDS encoding glutamate synthase-related protein — MLNEGKFQNLTQEEHDSCGVICIVEKNGHPSRDNVQKTIDALVKMEHRSGFIDGEGDGCGILTDIPRALWEKRLHDKQLDGKLAYDERFFVGHIFLPRKLDQSVAEMQAGIREMLQHAGISIVLEQENAVDNSVLGLNARNDEPVFWQIAGLVEKGEVNANDHLFELHVAIESKYVVHVASMSTVTAAYKVMGSASILPKYFLDTQDALFAAQVTIGHNRYSTNTLSNFFRVQPFSLLGHNGEINTIKKMRYEAEMVGVPLVDGGSDSQDMNRTIETFIHRFGLSLFEAMEVVFPPIINEMKAYRPELQDLYVYYRQMWGHYAQGPAAIVSRYGNECVFSVDALGLRPLWIVESETSLYFSSEQGVITVGEMVSEPKPIAPGEKVGVVLTPGEHVQVVPYTELQAKVLERAAARDLGLEGMRKHLDHAIEEKALAAAQTAEADFEPTDAMYSAFGWDREGMQMIESMAKTGAEPIRSLGHDGPLAAIHWERQNIPDFIKESVAVVTNPAIDRDREMEHFSTRVVVGPRPPIYGKVDARLRLELAAPLVLEGKLGIGSYEALGQLSYEQLVAQFAAQGEQAVAVLPLYRKRGVNLKDALAQLADLAIQAVREGATLVILDDAGVHTEDRLWLDPHLAVSKVDIALKSEKIALGDNLRRQAGIVLRSGGVRNLHDIAVAYGLGADVVSPYMLFATAAAKEGSEAAQKVLQALQKGLEKVISTIGTHELRGYTRFFSSIGFHPEVAEVLDIVNYLGSEQGGTSFADLEEDAEKRYEDYNHNSKAKAARNFHFFQRMWKALNEAADGSAPYSDYRDKLLEEEAKNPISIRHLAAFDFEKTQNEGRKELDPSQVDISIGDHSLPMLISSMSFGSQNEIAFRAYAEAGERLNMVTMNGEGGEIKDMLGKYKRTRGAQVASGRFGVNVELANAVAFLEIKIGQGAKPGEGGHLPGSKVTAKIAEARNATIGSDLISPSNNHDIYSIEDLAQIISELKEASGRQAKIIVKVPVVPGIGTIAVGVAKAGANIITLSGFDGGTGAARMHSLQHVGLPTEIGTKLAHVALIEAGLRDKVEIWSDGGMKSGTDVVKMMMLGANRCGFGSLSMQAIGCTTCRGCHLDTCHVGIATQIDSMEEADEKGLRRFVPRVYDTAVDSLVRIFNGMGDEIREIVAKLGFKSAQELVGRSDLLKQINGLGRMDLTDLLRPAPIQFVVPTMEANISTSDIMEVAAGAEGQEYFPSAIAFDCKVERKWSRIDAKHRIIGTRFASHRVRDRFDGSYDALPNVELELNEGSVPGNGLGAFNARGVNITVRGGSEDGVGKMAFGGKVAILKDLGKNRAFLNGSVGKSFGYGAQKGLFLIQGNADSRACIRFSGADVVFGGEIETPLQDELGGIASRANLKGFAFEYMTNGRAVVLGDPGPWICAGMTGGVIYQRLVPEMGMDKAAIERRIAKGAKVDIEALDDQGRADLNELLGIYRDELERSGQSEAAAKISSLLADLDANFVRIAPVTMQADQSVATE; from the coding sequence ATGCTGAACGAAGGCAAATTCCAGAACTTGACGCAGGAAGAGCACGATAGCTGCGGCGTCATTTGTATTGTGGAAAAGAACGGACATCCCTCGCGGGATAATGTGCAAAAAACAATCGATGCCCTGGTAAAGATGGAGCATCGCTCCGGGTTTATTGACGGCGAAGGCGACGGCTGCGGGATTCTGACAGATATTCCGCGCGCGCTTTGGGAGAAGCGTCTGCACGATAAGCAGTTGGACGGCAAGCTCGCCTATGACGAGCGCTTCTTCGTCGGCCACATCTTCCTTCCTCGCAAGCTGGACCAGAGCGTTGCCGAGATGCAGGCAGGCATCCGCGAGATGCTGCAGCATGCAGGCATCTCCATCGTTCTTGAGCAGGAAAATGCGGTGGACAACTCGGTGCTGGGCCTGAATGCACGCAATGATGAGCCTGTTTTTTGGCAGATTGCCGGTTTGGTCGAAAAGGGCGAGGTGAACGCGAATGATCACCTGTTCGAGCTGCATGTAGCCATCGAATCGAAGTACGTGGTGCATGTCGCTTCCATGAGCACCGTTACCGCTGCCTACAAAGTCATGGGCTCGGCCAGCATCCTCCCCAAGTATTTCCTGGATACACAGGATGCCTTGTTCGCCGCACAAGTCACAATCGGCCACAACCGTTATTCTACGAATACGCTGTCCAACTTCTTCCGTGTGCAGCCGTTCTCGCTGCTCGGCCACAACGGGGAAATCAATACGATCAAGAAAATGCGCTACGAGGCCGAGATGGTCGGCGTTCCGCTCGTAGACGGCGGCAGTGACTCGCAAGACATGAACCGGACGATTGAAACGTTTATTCATCGTTTTGGGCTTTCGCTGTTTGAAGCGATGGAAGTGGTCTTCCCTCCGATTATTAATGAGATGAAGGCCTACCGCCCGGAACTTCAGGACTTATATGTCTATTATCGCCAAATGTGGGGACATTATGCGCAAGGACCCGCAGCCATCGTATCCCGTTACGGGAATGAATGTGTATTCAGTGTAGACGCGCTCGGCTTGCGTCCGCTCTGGATCGTGGAAAGCGAAACATCGCTTTACTTCTCTTCAGAACAAGGCGTTATTACAGTTGGCGAGATGGTCTCTGAACCGAAGCCAATCGCACCGGGCGAGAAAGTCGGCGTCGTGCTGACACCGGGCGAGCATGTTCAGGTTGTGCCTTATACCGAATTGCAAGCGAAAGTATTGGAGCGCGCCGCAGCCCGCGACCTTGGGCTCGAGGGCATGCGCAAGCATCTGGACCACGCGATTGAGGAGAAGGCGCTCGCTGCCGCACAGACAGCGGAAGCGGATTTTGAGCCTACTGATGCCATGTACAGCGCATTCGGTTGGGACCGCGAAGGCATGCAGATGATTGAGAGCATGGCGAAAACCGGCGCCGAGCCGATCCGCTCGCTCGGACATGACGGTCCATTGGCCGCAATTCACTGGGAGCGCCAGAACATCCCGGACTTCATTAAAGAAAGCGTTGCGGTCGTTACCAATCCGGCCATCGACCGGGATCGCGAGATGGAACACTTCTCCACCCGCGTCGTTGTCGGACCTCGCCCGCCTATTTATGGCAAGGTCGACGCCCGCCTGAGACTGGAGCTTGCCGCTCCGCTCGTGCTCGAAGGCAAGCTCGGCATCGGCAGCTATGAAGCGCTTGGCCAGCTGTCCTACGAGCAGCTTGTAGCCCAGTTTGCCGCTCAAGGCGAGCAGGCAGTCGCGGTGCTGCCGCTGTATCGGAAACGCGGCGTCAATCTGAAGGATGCGCTCGCCCAGCTGGCCGACCTTGCAATTCAGGCCGTTCGCGAAGGCGCCACGCTGGTTATCCTCGACGATGCCGGCGTGCATACAGAGGATCGTCTATGGCTCGATCCGCATCTTGCGGTATCCAAGGTTGACATTGCTCTTAAGAGCGAGAAGATTGCGCTTGGCGACAATTTGCGCAGACAAGCAGGCATCGTTCTTCGTTCCGGCGGCGTGCGCAACCTGCATGACATCGCGGTAGCTTACGGCTTGGGCGCCGATGTCGTATCGCCTTACATGCTGTTTGCCACAGCGGCTGCGAAGGAAGGCAGCGAAGCGGCCCAGAAAGTGCTGCAAGCCCTGCAAAAAGGTCTGGAGAAAGTCATCTCCACCATCGGCACGCATGAGCTTCGCGGATATACAAGATTTTTCTCCTCCATCGGCTTCCATCCGGAAGTGGCGGAAGTGCTTGATATCGTGAATTACTTGGGCAGCGAGCAAGGCGGGACCTCCTTCGCAGATTTGGAGGAGGATGCCGAGAAGCGCTACGAGGATTACAACCACAATTCGAAAGCCAAGGCAGCCCGCAACTTCCACTTCTTCCAGCGCATGTGGAAGGCGCTGAACGAAGCGGCCGACGGTTCGGCTCCCTACTCCGACTATCGCGACAAGCTGTTGGAGGAAGAAGCGAAGAATCCGATTTCGATCCGCCACCTGGCTGCGTTCGACTTCGAGAAGACACAGAATGAAGGACGCAAGGAGCTTGATCCTTCGCAGGTAGATATCAGCATCGGCGATCACAGTCTGCCTATGTTGATCTCCTCCATGTCCTTCGGTTCGCAGAACGAAATTGCTTTCCGCGCTTATGCGGAAGCCGGCGAACGGCTGAACATGGTAACGATGAACGGCGAAGGCGGCGAGATCAAGGACATGCTCGGCAAGTACAAGCGCACCCGCGGCGCTCAAGTCGCATCCGGCCGCTTCGGTGTCAACGTCGAGCTGGCCAATGCCGTAGCGTTCCTTGAAATCAAGATCGGCCAAGGCGCGAAGCCGGGAGAGGGCGGTCATCTGCCTGGCTCCAAGGTGACAGCGAAGATTGCGGAAGCGCGAAACGCCACCATCGGCTCCGACCTGATTTCGCCATCGAACAATCATGACATCTACTCGATTGAAGACTTGGCGCAGATCATCTCCGAGCTGAAGGAAGCGAGCGGCCGCCAGGCGAAGATCATCGTCAAGGTTCCGGTCGTTCCGGGCATTGGCACCATTGCCGTCGGCGTGGCCAAAGCTGGCGCCAACATCATCACCCTGTCCGGCTTTGACGGCGGTACCGGCGCTGCGCGCATGCATTCCCTGCAGCATGTCGGCTTGCCGACGGAGATCGGCACGAAGCTCGCGCATGTGGCCCTGATCGAGGCCGGCCTGCGCGACAAAGTGGAAATCTGGTCCGATGGCGGCATGAAATCCGGCACGGACGTTGTGAAGATGATGATGCTTGGCGCGAACCGCTGCGGATTCGGCAGCTTGTCCATGCAGGCGATCGGCTGTACGACATGCCGCGGCTGCCATCTGGACACCTGTCACGTCGGGATTGCCACGCAGATCGATTCCATGGAAGAAGCCGATGAAAAAGGCCTTCGCCGTTTCGTGCCGCGCGTATACGATACAGCCGTTGACAGCCTCGTGCGCATCTTCAACGGCATGGGCGACGAAATCCGCGAGATTGTTGCAAAGCTCGGCTTCAAGAGCGCGCAAGAACTTGTCGGCCGCTCCGATCTGCTGAAGCAGATTAACGGTTTGGGCCGCATGGACTTGACCGACCTGCTTCGTCCGGCGCCGATTCAATTCGTTGTGCCGACGATGGAAGCCAACATCTCGACTTCGGATATCATGGAAGTCGCCGCAGGCGCGGAGGGTCAGGAGTACTTCCCGTCCGCTATCGCGTTCGACTGCAAGGTTGAGCGCAAGTGGTCCCGCATCGATGCGAAGCACCGGATCATCGGCACTCGCTTCGCCAGCCATCGCGTGCGCGACCGCTTCGACGGCAGCTACGACGCGCTTCCGAACGTCGAACTGGAGCTGAACGAAGGTTCTGTGCCGGGCAACGGCCTGGGCGCCTTCAATGCACGCGGCGTTAACATCACCGTCCGCGGCGGTTCCGAGGATGGCGTCGGCAAGATGGCATTCGGCGGCAAGGTCGCCATTCTGAAAGACCTTGGCAAGAACCGAGCGTTCCTTAACGGCTCTGTCGGCAAGTCCTTTGGATACGGCGCACAGAAAGGCTTGTTCCTGATTCAAGGGAATGCCGACTCCCGCGCATGCATCCGGTTCTCCGGAGCCGATGTCGTCTTCGGCGGCGAGATTGAAACCCCGCTGCAGGACGAATTGGGCGGCATCGCTTCGCGAGCGAACCTGAAGGGCTTCGCCTTCGAATATATGACGAACGGCCGTGCCGTAGTGCTCGGCGACCCGGGTCCATGGATCTGTGCCGGCATGACCGGCGGCGTGATCTACCAGCGCCTTGTTCCGGAGATGGGCATGGACAAAGCGGCGATTGAACGCCGCATTGCGAAGGGCGCGAAGGTCGACATTGAAGCGTTGGACGATCAAGGCCGTGCGGACTTGAACGAGCTGCTTGGCATTTACCGCGACGAGCTGGAACGCTCCGGCCAGTCCGAAGCAGCTGCGAAAATCTCCAGCTTGCTTGCCGACCTCGATGCGAACTTTGTCCGCATCGCGCCAGTGACTATGCAAGCCGATCAGTCCGTGGCAACGGAATAA
- a CDS encoding bifunctional 2-keto-4-hydroxyglutarate aldolase/2-keto-3-deoxy-6-phosphogluconate aldolase produces the protein MKKLKLIQQITDGGVVAVLRASSPEEAVEMADRSIAGGMRIIELTMTTPFALKAMETLAGKYSSADPSADNYAVVGVGTVLDPETARAAILSGAEFIVGPSLNPETVRLCNRYRVPVMPGVMTIQDIQSALELGVDIVKLFPGNLFSPSMISAIKGPLPQANVMPTGGVDLDNLGDWIKAGAVAVGIGSDLTKEAVKTGNFELITEKAAAYVDAFRKAKGQ, from the coding sequence ATGAAAAAGTTAAAGCTGATCCAACAAATTACGGATGGAGGCGTCGTCGCCGTACTGCGTGCCAGCTCGCCGGAGGAAGCAGTGGAGATGGCAGATCGCAGCATCGCCGGCGGCATGCGGATTATTGAGCTGACGATGACAACCCCGTTCGCCCTGAAGGCAATGGAGACCCTTGCAGGCAAGTACTCCAGCGCCGACCCGAGCGCGGACAATTACGCTGTCGTAGGCGTCGGAACCGTGCTCGATCCGGAAACGGCCCGCGCCGCCATTCTCAGCGGAGCTGAGTTCATCGTTGGCCCGTCCCTGAATCCGGAGACGGTCCGCTTGTGCAATCGCTACCGCGTGCCCGTCATGCCGGGAGTGATGACCATTCAGGACATTCAGAGCGCGTTGGAGCTTGGCGTCGATATCGTCAAGCTGTTCCCGGGCAACCTGTTCTCGCCGTCGATGATCTCCGCGATTAAGGGCCCGCTGCCGCAGGCGAACGTCATGCCGACAGGCGGTGTCGACCTGGACAACCTGGGCGACTGGATCAAGGCAGGTGCGGTGGCTGTCGGCATTGGCTCCGATCTGACGAAGGAAGCGGTCAAGACTGGCAACTTCGAGCTGATTACGGAGAAGGCCGCCGCCTACGTGGACGCCTTCCGCAAGGCGAAGGGGCAGTAA